CTGCTTCTACTGTCTGtcaaccaccaggggttgtcaaaGCCCAATCCTACCTACACAGTCCTCCATCTCAGAAAACACAGATCGTTACAAAAGTTTGCACATGCATAAATACATTACTAGGAAGATTCTCACAAATTTTGATCCCTTTTCAtagataaattcaaaatttatttgaataaaagtgataCATTTCTTTTTCTAATCTACTCTTAACAATCACTGCCTGccttatgaaataaattttttttaaatcgaataaaCTGCTTTAAGATGTAAATCTTTTTAAAGGATAAATCAATTGAGATTAGCTTTATGTTGGGCCTTGATGTTTCTAAGATACAAAACTATATGTTGACGTCTAACGAAATTAattgatttggctaaaaagatcagcatgtcgcagagctacgtccagaatccatagaagagagctggactacatacaaaCAAGGTAGAGAACTTACCAAATCGCGATGagtggcaacaatcgacggctaaaactcgggcacggaagctctacgagaagatgcctCACGTTTGGCAGGTCATCTGCTCTTGTGGACTGAAGAAGAGCgtgcctttcgtgacaaagggcaaagtaaatggcgagatctacaaatctggtTGCCTAGAGAAGCGTCTtatgccgttcttgcagcagcacgacgaagctccacttttttggccagatttggcatcataccactattctaaaagtgtcctggagtggtatgaaaCCAATTCTgcccattttgttccaaaggacatgaccCCGCCAAACTGTTCGGAGCTGCAttcggtggagcagtactgagCAAAAATGAAgcggaacttcggaagagcataAAGACAAttaaagacgagaaggacatgttaaaaaaattaaagaaaaaaacaggaactggtaccggatgacactgtaaagactttgatggagggtaTCGCGAAAATGTGTTCAGTTTAttactcaaggctccatcgattatcttttcttttgatttttgaagtaaatatatgtagATATAGGTAAAACTACCctgaaatttcttttaatgtTCTTTaaggtttgattctaaacatgaAAGAAAATTGgtatgacattttcggtgtcgcaataatttcatgTTCGCCCTTTACATTAAAACTTGTTACTAAGCCATTTCCCAGAATATAAGTTTCATGTTGGTTGATATTAAAACTATATACTGCTTTCCAAATTACGAACAGTGTAGATATATGCATTCTGGGCTATTgggcttcaattttttttccaaatttgatatttttcatcacttttttttattatcctaATTCACTCTGATGCACCCCTCGCTAGTTCGGCGCCtcattaaaaattctcaaatccACGATTCAGTATCGACTGGCACATCTCTCTAACTGTCTCTCGGCACCAATCGAACTGGCCGGTGTCCGGTTGGCTCAATTAATACCAAAACCGGACGGCCACCCACACTCGCTCGACAATATTGAATCCCCTATACCTATGGCTGAAGAGGCGAAAACTTCGTCATCGCTTAGAGTGAGCACCATCAACGAACCAATAAACCATCAATCGAGATGTGCCGGTAGTTTTCCAGGTACCTACCTTTCTAGTGGATGACTTCCATAAAGGGAAGCTTGAACGACGAATGACGTCAGGAACTCATGCCTCGAAGTTTTCGGATGCAATCGTTAAAGTTTTATGGGTTTTTAAGGTTGGTACTGAGAATGATTTCTTTATTTGCGTTCATCAGTTTTTGGAATTGTTTAGTTCCTGAGAGTTAACTAAGTACTTAGTAGGTAGGTTGGTCGTTATCGGAAGCGTATTAAGGGGTTAGACTGGAGTCTTTCGTTTGATTACTGAGTCGCTGCTGGGTTTTGATAACATCTGATAAGATTAGATTGGCACGAAGAAACTTTGCTGATAGCACACTTCAGCGCTGCTGTTGTCGTCTATCTTGGTGAAGGACTTCTGGAACTCCTGGAATCTGCTACGTCGCTCCTGTAGATTCGTTCCGAAGGTGTACTTCGGCAGTTCTGCGGAGTCCTTGCGCTGTTTGGACATCGGCGAAGGGCTACGGCCCAGCAAAGGTCGATCTGCGTTCAGACGAGGACTAGCAATTCCCACCGGCTTTCGGTTAGCCTGTTCGTATTCTTCCTTCAGGGTATTGTAGGTATCCGATCGAAATTGGGCCGATGGGCGATCGAACTCCACCCGATGAGTACTGGTTGTAACCGTGTATGAATGTCCTTTGTCCGGATCGTAACGCTCCGTACGGCTTGAATTTACCAGGATAGACTTATTGTTACGATCGGCTGAAGGTCGCTTGTTGACAGTGCTGTAACCCATTTCGATTTCCTTCTGACGTGCCTTGAGATAGTCATTGTCAACCGATTTCGATTTGAGCTCCAAAGTTTCGAATGGAGAAACGCTTCGGTCCTTTGCTCTGGTTTTGGATCTCTCGGGAGCAATTGGCGATACTCCTCTATCCTTCCTATCAAAAGTAGCGTACTTTTTCGTCGGTGAACTGCTCCTTTCCCGTCGCTTGATCTGTGGCGTAGTGCTGCGATCCCGGTAGCTTCTCTGCGAAGAAGAGCTGTGCTCCTGATGATGTTGTTCCAGGAGTGAATCTCTTGATCCTCGTTTCTTCCTTCCTCGTATCGTAGACGATCGTTCTTCTTCGTCCAACTTACAATTGATGCCGATGTCTCTGAATGTGGGTACATAGGAACCCTGCGAAGAGTTTGAATCCTTGCGGCCATTTTTCTTGGAGTCATTCTTGAAGAGGCTCTTCTCAAATCTTTTGATGAAACTTTCCACCTTCTGAACCGGTTTCGAtgttttgatggattttttccTATAGGTTCCAGAATCGATGACAACCGGGAGCTTTTCGCTCGTCGAgttttttccttttccttttgtAGTGGTGCGATCCGGAGTCTTATctgttgtaaataaataaataaaaatttcataatccgcaaaaaaatgtatgtaacAAACAAATATGACACTTGTGTAGCGAGCGCGGCTTGAAATCCAATATCGTAAACAcatgatagttaaaaaaaagttcaaggtTAGGTTTTCACGTTGTTTCGTAAATCGAAAAAGtatggaagattttgaaaaaaaattctggaaatgtctggatagCTTACTTTTCAAagtggtgacctttttttttgtcgccAGATCTCAATTATGCAGATAGCCACACGAGTCGTTGGTTCCTGTCACTATCAGATACGTGTTCTGTCTGAGGTTCGAACATTTGGCCGAAGGCCGATAtgccgaaagatgttaggctGATGGTCGCTAGGCTGAATGGATTAAAAGGCCCACGGTTGTTCGGCCAAATgggacaataggccgaatgggacaATAAGctgaaggttatttggccgaatggtcatcaggccgaattgatgttaggccgaaagatcgttaggccgaatggtcattagtccaaatggtcattaggccgaattgTCTTAAGGCcaaatggtcgcaaggccgatgGTCGTTAGACCGAAGGGTTGTCGAGCCTAATAGTCGTTAGGTTGAATAAATGCTAGAAGGGAGATAGGCCAAatgccactaggccgaatggttattcgGCTATAATGCTAGACCTATTAGACATATTATCGCTTTTTTGCATGTTAGGCCGATCGGTAGCTAGTAggtcgaatggtcgttaggccgaatagtcatcaggcCAAATGGATTCAAGGCCGGATTTGACAATTCGGCTTTGCGACCATTAGGCCTATCCGTCATTCCGCCAAATAACCATTTGGCCTAACTGCCATTCGCCCCAAAATGTAAACAAGCGTTAATACATATGGCTTATCGGCCTGACATACATCTGGCCTAGCGACCATTTGACCTTACGACGATTCGGCCctacgaccattcggcttaatgacatcctttcggccttgcgtccttGCGAACTGTCGGCAAAATAAAttattcggcctagtggccaattcggccgaatagttttccgcctcatgactttcggccgaatgacccagcctcagACAGACTCTCAATTTAACatacatcttcgaaacagcttCGTATTAAATGTACCAAAATGGAGTGAATGTGGAAATGGAAATGACTCGCGACACAATTGGGAAAAATTGTTGTGATCCAATATCAAGCAAGTTACGcaatatttttccttatttcagaaccatagatttttttttcaatatattgcaTATAAATAACAGCTACTCCTTCAACGTTTCAATATTCTTTACCGAGTTTCAAGTGTCACATTTATGTTACCTGTATTCCAGCTTTTCTCACCTTTACTCTTCTTTCGGGTGAACGTGCTCGTATTTTTCGTTCGTTGTTCGTCTTCCGATTCCGCAATCGTAAAAGTATCGCTTCTGCTAATGGCATTTCCACCACGCTCTTCCCGATCGCCGGAAGTCCCATTCGATCGTTTCAACTGCTGCCGATCACCTCCCGAATCCACCTCATCATGTTGGTGGTGCCGATCGTAGTACTGCTGCTGGGGATCACCCTTGGTGAAGGTATTCTTCCTCAAAATCCCGGCCGGTTTCTTCACCGTTTCGTATTTGTCCACGTAGACTACAATCGGGGCCGGATTTTCCTTTCCGTAGCGACCCGATCGATCCTGATCCCTACGGATGGTGGTGTTGTTTGAGCTGCTTCCACGGCGTCCATTTGAGGCACTGTTTCGGCGATCTGCTGCTCCGTAGATCGAAGTTGCCCCATAGATGGGCTCTTGGTTTGCGGAGAATGGTCGCGTCTTGGAATTGCCGCCGCGGTGATTGTCACTCGAGGATTTGAGGTTGTTCCTTATGTTTCGTAGGAAAGACATTCTGGAGGTGGTCTTTCTAGGAAGTTCAGTTATAGAAATATTGTTACTGTTGTTGTTTATTTGACGCTTGATGTGTAGGAAATGgtttcgaaccattttttttactaatcgAGTTACGACATGGATATCAAATAAgttgaatttgttttctatTTGATAGACTCAATAGTATGAAGGGATAGATCGGAACATATccgtttttctgattttttttcagtttagagaagttcaatcaaaaatctttaaatgccTTTAAAACCCAACCCGTCTATGTTGATGAGTGCGAGTTCAATAAAAAGgccatttttcaattgaatttagttGTCTATCAgtaggtttaatttttttacattactcaTTGTAAGTTTTCTATGGTTTATACCAATCAAACTGTATCCAATCAATCGTGTATGTTTTGTGAGTTTGTTCTCCAGAACCAACTTTTCTTCCcttattttgatgttttcatgAATTTATTCCGTAGATTCAAAATATCTATTCTAGAGTTGAAGATAAAGTATGTACCATAAAATTGAGGTTCACAAATTAAGGACagaaaaaaccattttgaaaCGCCTCTTTTAGAAGTGCCAAACCACCATGTAAACTTATGACTGGAGGGATTTTATGTATTGAGGATTCTAAGCTCAAACAAATTCTTCAATTGCTTATCAATCGCGATTCCTAAACTTcgggattttattttgaaatcgagGATTTATGATCAGATGAGGCATATGGgcataaactgttttttttttttgtttttctggtaGTATTTCAGCTTGCAACTTTTCTTACGCaaattttcaatccattttGAATATTCGTCAGGTACTGAATATGtcggggagagtggggtaacgtgggccactctgaatatctcagaagTGCGTAGAGATAAAATTCTCAATCTAACTGTCATtgccgtcgctttgcgtaagcatatttttctatttgttgCTGACTTAAATACGAATGATACGCATTTTTATTAATcaagtttaaacaaaattactaCATAATCAAACTAGCACCTACAAATCGCATCGAtgaggaacctaaagttcataacaaaaatatgctcatacgcttatgattttagttttgccGTGTTCTTTCAcgttgaaaaagaatttttgatgaaacataaaaagtcacaaaaacgcaaccaatttgtaaATCATAGCATGCCTCATGGGCCACATAAAGTTCTCTTATgcaaaatgaagagttatgaaaaatattttgtccatcctatataaagAATTATGCAACGTTTAGGAGCCAGGTTTTAGaaattattcgatcatacacaactctctttttttattCCTCATCTTAAATTGCTTTAATATAACTAAatgatttatgaaatttcatttttgggtcaactcataaactttgcacgttatctagtcagtTAGGATTTGGGGGCTCACGATCCCTCACAATTTTTCGAaatccaaaaaaaccttttttaaaacaaattgaattcgagaaataaatttattttaaaaatcaagaaataaaaccttatgataccataaaaatgtagaaaacctttccatttatttttaaatttttataatttaaaagaaaaaaaaatgctccccttcttatttatttcaatacctACTACAAATATAGTTGGGTCATTCTATATCAAGTGACCATGAAAATGCATAGACCCTCTCCGATTTGGCCCTTAATCATTAGGATGAGAAAAATCTAAAACTCAGCAAAAACATCAATTGTTTTatgaatatctcagaaaccgTGGAATCTGAAGCTTGGTAAGACCAttgttttgaagattaaaaatttgtgaATCGAATGccgttattaaattttattgcaaTATTTCCAGACCCaatattttgtatttcaaaactaaaatgcgattaatttaaaatgcctcacttttttcagtttaaatGGGCCTATTGTGTTTATCATGAAATTGTACATAAGAATCACTCATTCACCTAAAAAAACTTTCTCCGTTCCGGAgatattcaatgaaaattcacCGTTTAACCTAAGGAGtgcattcgaaaaaaatgcatcacttgttttgtgaataacttttgaatgcatagttgtaaagtaataaaattttaagaaatttttctactttaattttttttgcaacatgtgcgccatctataatgcatactttgaaccaccttttttcaaatgaagGCAATTTTGGTTACGTTTGCTATTTCCTGAAGCTTGgtcttcaaaataataaaaaacattgaattttgtcacagttataacaaatttaccCGATTGTCCCCCTTCGGCAcacaaacaacatatttgactttttatcactccaccaccgtttttgcgaAAGGGAACGATTCCAGATCTAacttaaacagagtataaacttgGTAGGACCTATTTAAGTGCTatgcagagaaaacggtcgcatttggaggcagtcttctttgtatttttaaccATTCATCGTGCCaatctttattaaaatttgcaatttccaAAGATCGTTGGCCTCCCCTAGtacaagaaagtttttttttctcgttgttTTTTCCCGAGAAATACAGGCGAGAcatgtcaacgaaaagtttctggttggaaacctaCCAGGTGACCGTTAAAGAGTTCGTTTGGCTGtccattacaaaatttttcaaaatatttccccttaagcagtccaaatattttgcgcacggattaaccaccgtattttgtttattttaccggtttGCAGCTATTATATCTTGTAGAAATGGATTCAGGCCTATTTATAAGTAAGTTAGGACCTTTTTAATGATTTaccatgtgaactttggtcgaatagattatttaaagc
This sequence is a window from Uranotaenia lowii strain MFRU-FL chromosome 3, ASM2978415v1, whole genome shotgun sequence. Protein-coding genes within it:
- the LOC129756925 gene encoding uncharacterized protein LOC129756925 isoform X2 produces the protein MSFLRNIRNNLKSSSDNHRGGNSKTRPFSANQEPIYGATSIYGAADRRNSASNGRRGSSSNNTTIRRDQDRSGRYGKENPAPIVVYVDKYETVKKPAGILRKNTFTKGDPQQQYYDRHHQHDEVDSGGDRQQLKRSNGTSGDREERGGNAISRSDTFTIAESEDEQRTKNTSTFTRKKSKDKTPDRTTTKGKGKNSTSEKLPVVIDSGTYRKKSIKTSKPVQKVESFIKRFEKSLFKNDSKKNGRKDSNSSQGSYVPTFRDIGINCKLDEEERSSTIRGRKKRGSRDSLLEQHHQEHSSSSQRSYRDRSTTPQIKRRERSSSPTKKYATFDRKDRGVSPIAPERSKTRAKDRSVSPFETLELKSKSVDNDYLKARQKEIEMGYSTVNKRPSADRNNKSILVNSSRTERYDPDKGHSYTVTTSTHRVEFDRPSAQFRSDTYNTLKEEYEQANRKPVGIASPRLNADRPLLGRSPSPMSKQRKDSAELPKYTFGTNLQERRSRFQEFQKSFTKIDDNSSAEVCYQQSFFVPI
- the LOC129756925 gene encoding uncharacterized protein LOC129756925 isoform X1 produces the protein MTTSRMSFLRNIRNNLKSSSDNHRGGNSKTRPFSANQEPIYGATSIYGAADRRNSASNGRRGSSSNNTTIRRDQDRSGRYGKENPAPIVVYVDKYETVKKPAGILRKNTFTKGDPQQQYYDRHHQHDEVDSGGDRQQLKRSNGTSGDREERGGNAISRSDTFTIAESEDEQRTKNTSTFTRKKSKDKTPDRTTTKGKGKNSTSEKLPVVIDSGTYRKKSIKTSKPVQKVESFIKRFEKSLFKNDSKKNGRKDSNSSQGSYVPTFRDIGINCKLDEEERSSTIRGRKKRGSRDSLLEQHHQEHSSSSQRSYRDRSTTPQIKRRERSSSPTKKYATFDRKDRGVSPIAPERSKTRAKDRSVSPFETLELKSKSVDNDYLKARQKEIEMGYSTVNKRPSADRNNKSILVNSSRTERYDPDKGHSYTVTTSTHRVEFDRPSAQFRSDTYNTLKEEYEQANRKPVGIASPRLNADRPLLGRSPSPMSKQRKDSAELPKYTFGTNLQERRSRFQEFQKSFTKIDDNSSAEVCYQQSFFVPI